The proteins below come from a single Vitis vinifera cultivar Pinot Noir 40024 chromosome 9, ASM3070453v1 genomic window:
- the LOC100254963 gene encoding GATA transcription factor 9 has protein sequence MEASSFFPGGYYSAGADEFSQEKREQKPGDHFLVEDLLDFPNDDDIMTDGFFDTVTGNSTDSSTVTVVDSCNSSLSGNEPHFSGDVGCRNFTDAQFSGELCVPCDELAELEWLSNFVEESFSSEDLHKIQVLSGIKAPLHTTESPEPQFQPETARSEPILQPPMNVPGKARSKRPRSVPCDWSTRLLVLSPATSSSESDAFKKPPKTTSSKKKENSDSAGDGRKCLHCAAEKTPQWRTGPMGPKTLCNACGVRFKSGRLVPEYRPASSPTFVSAKHSNSHRKVLELRRQKDLQRSHHHQFLGQTSIFSATNGDDYLIHHHAGPDFRHMI, from the exons CTACAGTGCCGGAGCAGACGAATTTTCGCAGGAAAAGCGAGAGCAGAAGCCTGGAGACCATTTCCTGGTCGAGGACTTGCTCGATTTCCCCAATGACGACGACATCATGACCGACGGGTTCTTCGACACTGTTACCGGAAATTCTACGGATTCTTCCACTGTCACTGTTGTTGACAGTTGTAATTCCTCCTTATCTGGCAACGAGCCTCATTTCTCGGGAGACGTTGGCTGTCGGAATTTCACCGACGCTCAATTCTCCGGCGAGCTTTGCGTTCCG TGCGATGAATTGGCTGAGCTTGAATGGCTCTCGAACTTCGTGGAAGAATCATTCTCAAGCGAAGACCTGCACAAAATCCAAGTGTTATCCGGAATCAAAGCTCCGCTCCACACTACCGAATCTCCTGAACCGCAATTCCAACCCGAAACAGCCCGAAGCGAACCGATATTACAACCTCCAATGAACGTCCCCGGCAAAGCCAGAAGCAAGCGGCCACGCTCCGTCCCCTGTGACTGGTCCACGCGCCTCCTCGTGCTTTCCCCCGCCACCTCTTCATCCGAGTCTGACGCCTTCAAGAAACCGCCCAAAACGACGTCGTcgaagaagaaagagaattcCGACTCCGCCGGTGACGGCCGGAAGTGCCTGCATTGCGCGGCCGAGAAGACCCCGCAGTGGCGAACCGGGCCTATGGGTCCCAAAACGCTGTGCAATGCATGTGGTGTCCGATTCAAATCGGGTCGGTTGGTACCCGAATACCGACCCGCCTCGAGCCCGACGTTTGTGTCCGCAAAACACTCGAACTCCCATCGGAAGGTGCTTGAACTCAGACGTCAAAAGGATCTTCAGAGGTCTCATCACCATCAATTTCTTGGTCAAACCTCCATTTTCAGCGCAACTAACGGTGACGATTACTTGATTCATCACCACGCTGGGCCTGATTTCAGGCATATGATCTAA